A single genomic interval of Devosia oryziradicis harbors:
- a CDS encoding ABC-F family ATP-binding cassette domain-containing protein, producing MPASVSLHHLSYSTPDNQPLFTGLELSFGAERTGLIGRNGTGKSSLLRIITGHLQPSAGSVTVQGSIGMLTQSVQVGPDDTVADHLGIAGELARLDRLEQGLGTIDDAGEADWTLPGRIETALAEVGLPALAPERLLSTLSGGQRTRLALARLILAAPDIILLDEPTNNLDADGRQAVVDLLHGWRGAAIVVSHDRALLREMDAIVELTTLGARTYGGNWDHYAERKALELAAAEHELSTAERRVVEIDRKIQAVAEKKARKDGAGKRKAARGDIPRIMLGGMKENAENTSGEGARLANRLRADAAEAASDARSKVEILTPLSVTLTPTNLPAGRTVLQADGLTGGPDAASPIIREVSLQLTGPERVAIAGPNGSGKTTLLRLLTGALPASAGVARILVPYAMLDQTVSLLDPGLTIRDNFRALNPESDENTCRAALARFMFRADAALQTAGTLSGGEMLRAGLACTIGGDNPPQLLILDEPTNHLDIHAIEQVEAGLRGYDGALLVVSHDAAFLAAIGIGRTIALPMNPV from the coding sequence ATGCCTGCTTCCGTTTCCCTGCATCACCTTTCCTATTCCACGCCGGATAATCAGCCGCTCTTTACCGGCCTTGAACTGTCGTTCGGCGCCGAGCGAACCGGCCTGATCGGCCGTAATGGCACCGGCAAATCCAGCCTGCTCCGCATCATCACCGGACACCTGCAGCCGTCAGCGGGGTCTGTCACGGTGCAGGGCAGCATCGGCATGCTCACCCAGTCCGTCCAGGTCGGTCCTGACGATACCGTGGCCGACCATCTCGGCATAGCCGGTGAACTGGCCCGGCTCGACCGGCTGGAACAGGGGCTGGGCACCATCGACGATGCCGGCGAGGCCGATTGGACGCTGCCGGGCCGTATCGAAACCGCACTGGCCGAAGTCGGCCTGCCGGCCCTTGCGCCCGAACGCCTGCTGTCGACGCTGAGCGGCGGCCAGCGCACGCGGCTTGCCCTCGCCCGGCTGATCCTGGCGGCGCCCGATATCATCCTGCTCGATGAGCCCACCAACAATCTCGACGCCGACGGGCGCCAGGCGGTGGTCGATCTGCTGCATGGCTGGCGGGGCGCCGCCATCGTGGTCAGCCACGATCGCGCCCTGCTGCGGGAGATGGACGCCATCGTCGAGCTGACCACGCTCGGTGCCAGGACCTATGGCGGCAACTGGGATCACTATGCCGAGCGCAAAGCGCTGGAACTGGCCGCCGCCGAGCACGAGCTCAGCACCGCCGAGCGCCGCGTGGTGGAGATCGATCGCAAAATCCAGGCCGTTGCCGAGAAGAAGGCCCGCAAGGATGGCGCCGGCAAACGCAAGGCCGCCAGGGGCGACATTCCCAGGATCATGCTGGGCGGCATGAAGGAGAATGCCGAGAACACCAGCGGCGAAGGCGCCAGGCTGGCCAATCGCCTGCGGGCCGACGCCGCCGAGGCGGCCAGCGACGCCCGTAGCAAGGTGGAAATCCTGACCCCGCTGTCGGTAACGCTGACGCCAACAAACCTTCCCGCCGGCCGGACGGTGTTGCAGGCCGATGGACTGACCGGCGGCCCCGACGCGGCCTCGCCGATCATTCGCGAGGTCTCCCTGCAATTGACGGGACCGGAACGGGTTGCCATTGCAGGGCCTAATGGCTCGGGCAAGACCACACTGCTGCGCCTGCTCACCGGCGCCTTGCCCGCCAGCGCGGGCGTGGCGCGAATCCTGGTGCCATATGCCATGCTCGATCAGACCGTGAGCCTGCTCGATCCAGGGCTGACCATTCGCGACAATTTTCGCGCCCTCAATCCGGAGTCCGACGAAAATACCTGCCGCGCGGCCCTGGCGCGGTTCATGTTCCGGGCGGATGCGGCGCTGCAAACCGCGGGCACGCTGAGCGGCGGGGAAATGTTGCGGGCGGGCCTGGCCTGTACGATCGGCGGCGACAACCCACCGCAATTGCTCATCCTCGACGAGCCGACCAATCACCTCGATATCCACGCCATCGAGCAGGTCGAGGCCGGACTGCGCGGTTATGACGGGGCCCTGCTGGTGGTGAGCCACGACGCCGCTTTCCTGGCAGCGATCGGCATCGGCCGCACGATTGCCTTGCCGATGAACCCAGTCTGA
- a CDS encoding carboxypeptidase M32, producing the protein MSFQKLDDLGRKLEALEHALSILGADEATHMAVGGGEKRAEAMSNLAGMYHAQATAPDIADWIEAAKPETEDQKLALAEFKRQYTNATCLPTEFVERRTAATMRSEQLWRELRAKGDWDSFLPALEGVVALVREESQLRAEALKLAPYDALMEQYDPGNRTADLNLVFDDLKGFLKGFVPEALDAQERRLAKRPRKTLNAPYPIEKQRELGLAAMRAVGFDFTHGSLAVSHHPFCGGVPSDVRMTTRYRTDEFLSSLMGVLHETGHALYEQGLPKEWSHWPLGKARGMGIHESQSLFVEMQLARSPEFWEFMLPLVHQHLGADAIPGWEIADILNEVNFVERGYIRVDADEVTYPLHVILRYELEQDLINGKLEASQIPEAWDAKMTEYLGISTINDPKDGPMQDVHWPGGAFGYFPSYTLGALIAAQQWAALEKAQPGLRDDIRKGDFTGVNQWRSEQIWSQGSRWSTPDLITRATGEPLNADFFKAHLKRRYLA; encoded by the coding sequence ATGTCCTTCCAGAAACTCGATGATCTCGGTCGCAAGCTCGAAGCGCTGGAGCATGCGCTCTCGATCCTTGGTGCCGACGAAGCCACCCATATGGCCGTGGGCGGCGGCGAGAAGCGAGCCGAAGCCATGTCGAACCTGGCAGGCATGTACCATGCGCAGGCGACCGCGCCTGATATCGCCGACTGGATCGAGGCGGCGAAACCCGAGACCGAGGACCAGAAGCTGGCTTTGGCCGAATTCAAGCGGCAGTATACCAATGCCACGTGCCTCCCGACCGAGTTCGTCGAGCGCCGTACCGCCGCCACGATGCGCTCCGAGCAGCTATGGCGCGAACTACGGGCCAAGGGCGATTGGGACAGCTTCCTGCCCGCGCTCGAGGGCGTGGTGGCGCTGGTTCGGGAGGAGTCACAGTTGCGCGCCGAGGCGTTGAAGCTGGCGCCCTATGACGCATTGATGGAGCAGTATGATCCGGGCAATCGTACCGCCGATCTCAACCTGGTCTTCGATGACCTCAAGGGCTTCCTCAAGGGTTTCGTGCCCGAGGCCCTCGACGCGCAGGAGCGCCGGCTCGCCAAGCGTCCGCGCAAGACGCTCAACGCGCCCTACCCGATCGAGAAGCAGCGCGAACTGGGTCTTGCGGCGATGCGCGCGGTTGGCTTCGACTTTACCCATGGCTCGCTTGCCGTATCGCACCACCCCTTCTGCGGCGGCGTACCCTCAGACGTGCGCATGACGACACGCTACCGCACCGACGAGTTCCTGAGTTCGCTCATGGGCGTGCTGCACGAAACCGGCCATGCGCTCTACGAGCAGGGCCTGCCGAAAGAATGGTCGCATTGGCCGCTGGGCAAGGCTCGCGGCATGGGCATCCATGAATCGCAGTCGCTATTCGTCGAAATGCAGCTCGCCCGTAGCCCCGAATTCTGGGAATTCATGCTGCCGCTGGTGCATCAGCACCTGGGTGCAGATGCCATTCCGGGCTGGGAGATCGCCGATATCCTCAACGAGGTGAACTTCGTCGAGCGGGGTTATATCCGTGTCGATGCCGACGAGGTCACGTACCCGCTCCATGTCATCCTGCGCTACGAACTGGAGCAGGACCTGATCAACGGCAAACTCGAGGCCAGCCAGATCCCCGAGGCGTGGGACGCCAAGATGACCGAGTATCTGGGCATCTCAACGATCAACGACCCCAAGGATGGCCCGATGCAAGACGTGCACTGGCCGGGCGGTGCCTTCGGCTACTTCCCCAGCTACACGCTGGGCGCCCTGATCGCGGCGCAGCAATGGGCGGCGCTGGAAAAGGCGCAGCCGGGCCTGCGCGACGACATCCGCAAGGGCGATTTCACCGGCGTCAACCAGTGGCGCAGCGAGCAGATCTGGAGCCAGGGCTCGCGCTGGTCGACGCCGGACCTGATCACCAGGGCCACGGGCGAGCCACTGAACGCGGACTTCTTCAAGGCGCATTTGAAGCGGCGGTACCTGGCATAG
- the flgH gene encoding flagellar basal body L-ring protein FlgH, with protein sequence MNFFKLATLLTLTATLAGCSTMDQLASVGQAPPLTAIADPTTTAGYQPVHMPMPEAIADTYQPNSLYRTSARGFFKDERAHRIGDILTVMVTIDDSAKIANTTQSGRNATNTAGMGGIFGVAVDNLSAGSIDPSAMIQFDSGLTNRGNGSVNRSESLETSVAAVVTQVLPNGNLVIEGRQEVRVNFEVRDLIVAGIVRPSDIQANNTILSSKIAEARISYGGRGQITNMQQPRYGQQAMDAILPF encoded by the coding sequence ATGAACTTTTTCAAACTTGCCACCCTCCTGACGCTGACGGCAACCCTTGCAGGCTGCAGCACCATGGACCAGCTCGCCAGCGTCGGGCAGGCTCCGCCGCTGACCGCCATTGCCGATCCGACCACCACGGCCGGTTACCAGCCGGTACATATGCCCATGCCGGAAGCCATTGCCGACACCTACCAGCCCAATTCGCTGTACCGCACGTCGGCGCGCGGTTTCTTCAAGGATGAACGCGCCCACCGCATCGGCGATATCCTGACCGTGATGGTGACGATCGATGACAGCGCCAAGATCGCCAACACCACCCAGTCAGGCCGCAACGCTACCAATACCGCTGGCATGGGCGGCATCTTTGGCGTGGCCGTCGACAATCTCAGCGCCGGCAGCATCGATCCTTCGGCCATGATCCAGTTCGACTCCGGCCTCACCAATCGCGGCAACGGCTCGGTCAACCGCTCGGAAAGCCTCGAAACCTCGGTGGCGGCGGTCGTGACCCAGGTGCTGCCCAATGGCAACCTGGTCATCGAAGGGCGGCAGGAAGTCCGGGTGAATTTCGAAGTGCGCGACCTGATCGTCGCCGGCATCGTGCGTCCCTCCGACATCCAGGCCAACAACACCATCCTGTCGTCCAAGATTGCCGAAGCCCGCATCTCCTACGGCGGTCGCGGCCAGATCACCAACATGCAGCAGCCGCGCTACGGCCAGCAGGCGATGGACGCCATCCTGCCCTTCTAA
- the flgA gene encoding flagellar basal body P-ring formation chaperone FlgA → MILRSAIATFAGLLLSGSAWATPLLKAEIVVTAPIVTVGDMFEAAGAGAEQPLFRAPKPGTTGMVSISDIGAALARVGISDFENGGLDGVRVTRAAAVVDERVLSDLIAADLAGRGIITDGMTVDTLFSVPVQPVNAEAVAEPATIINLRYLPGNGAFTARFTIAGMEQPLDVSGSIELMIAAPHINASLPAGTLLSAENIEMRPVPLKFVESTGVPRLEDVVGKSLVRQSREGMMLKASDVSVPLLISKNDPVTIYFRQGPMTLTVKGQAVTGAAAGGMVQVINLMSKRVISATAISAGAVQVSAAPLELAGL, encoded by the coding sequence ATGATCCTGCGTTCCGCAATCGCCACCTTCGCCGGCCTGCTGTTGTCGGGCAGTGCCTGGGCCACGCCGCTGCTCAAGGCCGAAATCGTGGTTACCGCTCCCATCGTAACCGTCGGCGACATGTTCGAGGCGGCCGGTGCCGGTGCCGAGCAGCCGCTGTTCCGCGCACCCAAGCCAGGCACCACCGGAATGGTCAGCATTTCCGACATCGGCGCGGCTCTCGCCCGCGTCGGCATCAGTGATTTCGAGAACGGCGGCCTCGACGGCGTCCGTGTGACCCGCGCCGCCGCCGTGGTCGATGAACGCGTGCTCTCCGACCTCATCGCCGCCGACCTGGCCGGACGGGGCATCATCACCGACGGCATGACGGTCGACACCCTGTTCTCGGTGCCTGTCCAGCCGGTCAATGCCGAGGCAGTCGCCGAACCGGCCACCATCATCAACCTGCGCTACCTGCCAGGCAACGGCGCCTTCACCGCCCGCTTCACCATTGCCGGCATGGAGCAGCCGCTGGACGTTTCCGGCTCGATCGAGCTGATGATCGCGGCTCCCCATATCAATGCCAGCCTTCCCGCGGGCACCCTGTTGTCGGCCGAGAACATCGAGATGCGGCCGGTGCCGCTCAAATTCGTCGAGAGCACGGGCGTGCCGCGATTGGAAGATGTCGTCGGCAAGAGCCTGGTACGCCAGAGCCGCGAAGGCATGATGCTCAAGGCTTCGGACGTCAGCGTGCCCCTGCTGATCAGCAAGAACGACCCCGTGACCATCTATTTCCGCCAGGGCCCGATGACGCTGACCGTCAAGGGCCAGGCCGTGACCGGCGCCGCCGCGGGCGGAATGGTGCAGGTCATCAACCTCATGTCCAAGCGCGTCATCAGCGCCACCGCCATTTCGGCCGGCGCCGTCCAAGTCAGCGCTGCACCCCTCGAACTTGCCGGCCTTTGA
- the flgG gene encoding flagellar basal-body rod protein FlgG produces the protein MKALYIASTGMSAQERNVEVISNNIANMRTTGYKRQRAEFEDLLYQQITRAGSQTSDQGTLIPAGLEIGSGVRTVSTPRVMSQGTVNITERELDVAIRGEGFFMVQLPDGRTGYTRDGSFERSPDGTIVTSTGYTIDPGITIPGTADGVAISPDGMVSAYLDNATTPTQLGQLQLARFVNKSGLESMGDNLFLETAASGPAQVAVPNADGAGDLLQGYLEMANVNSVTEIADLIAAQRAYEMNARVISGADQMMQATSQLR, from the coding sequence ATGAAAGCTCTCTACATCGCATCGACCGGCATGAGCGCCCAGGAACGCAACGTCGAAGTCATTTCCAACAATATCGCCAACATGCGGACCACTGGCTACAAGCGCCAGCGCGCCGAGTTCGAAGACCTGCTCTACCAGCAGATCACGCGGGCCGGTTCGCAGACTTCGGACCAGGGTACCCTGATCCCAGCAGGCCTCGAAATCGGTTCGGGCGTGCGCACGGTCTCCACCCCGCGCGTCATGAGCCAGGGTACAGTCAACATCACTGAGCGCGAACTCGATGTGGCCATCCGCGGCGAGGGCTTCTTCATGGTGCAACTGCCCGATGGGCGCACCGGCTACACCCGCGACGGCTCCTTCGAGCGGTCGCCGGATGGCACGATCGTCACCTCGACCGGCTATACCATCGACCCCGGCATCACCATTCCCGGCACCGCCGACGGCGTCGCCATCTCACCGGATGGCATGGTCAGCGCCTATCTCGACAATGCAACCACTCCTACCCAGCTCGGTCAGCTCCAGCTCGCCCGCTTCGTCAACAAGTCGGGCCTGGAATCGATGGGTGACAACCTGTTCCTCGAAACGGCCGCCAGCGGCCCCGCCCAGGTTGCCGTGCCCAATGCCGACGGTGCCGGCGACCTGCTGCAGGGCTACCTCGAAATGGCCAACGTCAATTCCGTCACCGAAATCGCCGACCTCATCGCTGCCCAGCGCGCCTACGAGATGAACGCCCGTGTCATCTCAGGCGCCGATCAGATGATGCAGGCCACCAGCCAGCTGCGTTGA
- the flgF gene encoding flagellar basal-body rod protein FlgF encodes MENAQLIGLSRQIALQRQMDVVANNMANINTTGFKAENILFEEYVMPVARDRDFPRLDQPLSYVQDWATTHDLSSGAMVQTGNELDVGLNGDGFFAVQTQAGERWTKSGAFQLSANGTLVDLNGNPVLGEGGPIQFAPEETGILIASDGSISTSAGPKGRLRLVEFANPQALTREGSNLWAGGQPLVAANSRAMQGFTEKSNVSGVTEMAEMIRVQRAYESAANLAQKQDELRRTAIQRLGDANA; translated from the coding sequence ATCGAGAACGCGCAACTGATCGGCCTTTCCAGGCAGATCGCGCTCCAGCGGCAGATGGATGTCGTGGCCAACAACATGGCCAACATCAACACGACCGGCTTCAAGGCAGAGAACATCCTGTTTGAAGAATATGTGATGCCGGTGGCCCGCGACCGGGACTTCCCCCGCCTCGACCAGCCTCTGTCCTATGTCCAGGACTGGGCCACCACGCATGACCTGAGCAGCGGCGCCATGGTGCAGACCGGCAATGAGCTCGATGTCGGCCTCAATGGCGACGGCTTCTTCGCGGTTCAGACACAGGCTGGCGAACGCTGGACCAAGTCGGGCGCCTTCCAGCTCAGCGCCAATGGCACGCTGGTCGATCTCAACGGCAACCCGGTGCTTGGCGAAGGCGGTCCCATCCAGTTCGCCCCGGAAGAGACCGGTATCCTCATCGCATCGGACGGCTCGATCAGCACCAGTGCAGGGCCGAAAGGCCGGTTGCGCCTGGTCGAATTCGCCAATCCGCAGGCTCTGACCCGCGAAGGCAGCAACCTGTGGGCCGGCGGCCAGCCACTGGTGGCAGCCAATAGCCGGGCGATGCAGGGTTTCACCGAAAAGTCCAACGTCTCGGGAGTGACTGAGATGGCCGAAATGATCCGCGTGCAACGCGCATATGAATCGGCCGCCAACCTCGCCCAGAAGCAGGATGAGCTGCGCCGCACCGCCATCCAGCGTCTTGGCGACGCCAACGCGTAA